The region atacagaaagagagagagaaggggaaagatacggagagagagagaaggggaaagatacagaaagagagagaaggggaaagatacagaaagagagagaaggggaaagatacggagagagagagaaggggaaagatacggagagagagagaaggggaaagatacagaaagagagagagaaggagaaagatacggagagagagagaaggggaaagatacggagagagagagaaggggaaagatacggagagagagagaaggggaaagatacggagagagagagaaggggaaagatacagaaagagagagagaaggagaaagatacagaaagagagagaaggggaaagatacggagagagagaggagtacagaaagagagagaggggaaagatagaagaaggggaaagatacggagagagagagaaggagaaagatacagaaagagagagaaggggaaagatacagagagagagagaaggggaaagatacggagagagagagaaggagaaagatacagaaagagagagaaggggaaagatacggaaagagagagagaaggggaaagatacggagagagagagaaggggaaagatacggagagagagagaaggagaaagatacggagagagagagaaggggaaagatacggagagagaggtgaagaacacggcagagagagagaaggggaaagatacggagagagaggtgaagaacacggcagagagagagaaagggagaacgaGAAAAAAGAAGAAAGAGAGGACGGCAGCTAATTAAAATGGTTGTGTGACAGGTTGAGGGGTAGCGATGAGGCAGTGTCAGTCAGACTGTGGCAGGTCTTTAGTTTAACCCTGTAATTTGCCACGTAACCCCGGGTGACGGAACCCTTCTGACAGACAGATGGGTGAGATCACTACCCCCCATGGGAgagggcggtgtgtgtgtgtgtgtgtgtgtgtgtgtgtgtgtgtgtgtgtgtgtgtgtgtgtgtgtgtgtgtgtgtgtgtgtgtgtgtgtgtgtgtgtgtgtgtgtgtgtgttaacccctaTCCTACCTAGGAGCAAAATCATCCACTTCAACAGACAGCCACGCTGTGTGAGTGGTTGTGTTCAGGTAAGGTGTGGTTGTGTTCAggtaaggtgtgtgtttgtgagtggttATGTTCAggtaaggtgtgtgtttgtgagtggttGTGTTCAGGTAAGGTGTGTTTGTGTTCAGGTAAGGTGTGTTTGTGTTCAGGTAAGGTGTGGTTGTGTTCAGGTAAGGTGTGTTTGTGTTCAGGTAAGGTGTGTTTGTGTTCAGGTAAGGTGTGGTTGTGTTCAGGTAAGGTGTGGTTGTGTTCAGGTAAGGTGTGTTGTGAGTGGTTGTGTTCAGGTAAGGTGTGTTCAGGTAAGGTGTGTTCAGGTAAGGTGTGTTGTGAGTGGTTGTGTTCAGGTAAGGTGTGTTTGTGTTCAGGTAAGGTGTGGTTGTGTTCAGGTAAGGTGTGGTTGTGTTCAGGTAAGGTGTGGTTGTGTTCAGGTAAGGTGTGGTTGTGTTCAGGTAAGGTGTGTTGTGAGTGGTTGTGTTCAGGTAAGGTGTGTTCAGGTAAGGTGTGTTGTGAGTGGTTGTGTT is a window of Salmo salar chromosome ssa18, Ssal_v3.1, whole genome shotgun sequence DNA encoding:
- the LOC123728797 gene encoding histidine-rich glycoprotein-like, with amino-acid sequence MQVSHVHTLPEHNHSQHTLPEHTLPEHTLPEHNHSQHTLPEHTLPEHTLPEHNHSQHTLPEHNHTLPEHNHTLPEHNHTLPEHNHTLPEHNHTLPEHKHTLPEHNHTLPEHNHTLPEHNHTLPEHNHSQHTLPEHTLPEHNHSQHTLPEHNHTLPEHNHTLPEHNHTLPEHNHTLPEHKHTLPEHNHSQHTLPEHTLPEHTLPEHNHSQHTLPEHNHTLPEHNHTLPEHKHTLPEHKHTLPEHNHTLPEHKHTLPEHKHTLPEHNHSQTHTLPEHNHSQTHTLPEHNHTLPEHNHSHSVAVC